A genomic segment from Hymenobacter cellulosilyticus encodes:
- a CDS encoding winged helix-turn-helix transcriptional regulator, with the protein MLTVPEDGFAFCPVRDVLDRVGDKWSLLAILYLGSAEQLRFNELRKNIAGISQRMLTVTLRSLESDGLVARTVYAEVPPRVEYQLTDRGQGLLEAVLHLGQWAKEHAPAILQARQQALAPTKPRSVNDLG; encoded by the coding sequence ATGCTGACCGTACCCGAAGATGGCTTTGCGTTCTGCCCCGTGCGGGATGTGTTGGACCGGGTGGGCGACAAATGGTCGCTGTTGGCCATTCTGTACTTAGGCAGCGCTGAGCAGTTGCGCTTCAACGAATTGCGCAAAAACATTGCGGGCATCTCCCAACGCATGCTCACCGTCACGCTTCGTTCGCTGGAAAGCGACGGGCTGGTAGCGCGCACGGTGTATGCCGAGGTACCACCCCGCGTCGAGTACCAGCTCACCGACAGGGGACAGGGCTTGCTAGAGGCCGTGCTGCACTTGGGGCAGTGGGCCAAAGAGCACGCGCCAGCCATTCTGCAGGCCCGACAGCAAGCCTTGGCCCCAACCAAGCCCCGGTCAGTTAATGACCTCGGCTAA